The following DNA comes from Microbacterium terregens.
GCGTCGCGTCGAACCCGAGCGCGTCGATGTAGAACGCGCGCGCGGTCGCGACGTCGCCCACCGAGAGGTGGACATGACCGATGGATGCCGCATCCTGCGTCACCCGACCGCTCGCCGCCTCTTCGGTCAGGTGCTCGCCGAGGAACGCGTTCGGGTCGAGGTAGAGGGTGGCCATCTCGACCTGGCCGTGCACCCAGGACCAGTCCGTGCGGGCGCGGTCCCAGTACAGCTCGATCCCGTTGCCCTCGGGGTCGGTGAAGTAGAACGCCTGGCTGACCAAGTGGTCGGCCGAGCCGGTGAACGTCCCCGGTGCGTGCCGGGCGACGGAATACAGCGCGGCCGCGAGCGCGGCCTGCGTCTCGAACAGGATCGCGGTGTGGTACAGGCCTGCGGACCCGGGCGCCGCGTGCTTCAGCGCGGGGTCGTGCTGAAGGACCACGATGGGCCGGCCGGCTCGACCGAGGGTCACGGTGTTCTGTCGTGCCCGGTCCCCGAACGCGCTCCCGCCTCCGGCGGACAGCACGTCCAGCGTCACGACGTCGCGGTAGTAGCGCGTCATACCGTCGAGGTCGCCGACGAACAGCGTGACCGGGCCCATGCCGGTGTCGGCGGCCAGCTTGTCACCCTGTGTCGCGATGAATTCATTCATGTGCATGTACAACGCGGCGGGCGGTCCGTGCATTCCGGACCCTCGCCGACCGCCGCGGGTCCGGGGCGGTCGGTCACCCGAGTCACCGACTCGTCGATTCCGCGGGTCATCGGGTCACCGGGTCAGGCGCTCGAGCAGCTCGCGATAGCGCTCCGCGGTGCGTTCGACGATCTCCGCGGGCAGTTCGGGCGGCGTGCCGGCGCGATCCTCCGGCGCCCAGTTCGCGGCGAGCCAGTCGCGGACGATCTGCTTGTCGAAGCTCGCCATCCGCTCGGACGGCGTCGAGCCGGACTCCCACGCCGCGGCATCCCAGTACCGCGAGGAGTCGCTGGTGAGCACCTCGTCGGCCAGGGTCAGAACGCCCGCGTCATCGGTGCCGAACTCGAACTTCGTGTCGGCCAGGATCAGCCCGCGGTGCTCGGCCGTGCGGGCGGCGCGCTCGTAGATCTCGAGCGAGAGGTCGCGCAGTTCCGCCGCGCGCGGGGCGCCGACGATTTCGACCGTGCGCTCGAACGAGATGTTCTCGTCGTGCTCGCCCATCGGCGCCTTGAACGCCGGCGTGAAGATCGGCTCCGGCAGCCGGTCCCCGTTCTCCAGTCCCGACGGCAGACGGATGCCGCACACCGTTCCGTTCTGGGTGTACTCCGCCCATCCCGAGCCCGTGAGGTACCCGCGCACGACGCACTCGATCGGCTCCATCGACAGGCTCTGAACGACCATTGCGCGCCCGGCGACTTCCGCGGGGATCAGCGACATGACGTCGTCGGGGGTGTTGGGCACACCGTCCTGGCCGAGGGTGAGCACGTGCGAGGCGATGAGATGGTTCGGGATGCCGCGCCCCCCGTCGCCGCGGGCCAGCATGTCGAACCACCACAGGCTCAACGTGGTCAGCAGCACGCCCTTGCCGGGGATGCCCGGCGACAGCACATGGTCGAACGCGCTCACGCGATCACTGGCCACGACCAGCAGTCGCTCCGGACCCGTGGACGGGTCGGCGGGCGAGTACAGGTCGCGGACCTTGCCGGAGTACAGATGGCGCCAGCCGGTGAGCTCGAGAGGGGTCGTCACCTGCCCATTATCGCGGGCGCCATGCCCCTCTCCGTCGCTGGTCGTCTGCGGATCGGTCGGGTGCCCGTCGCCGATCACGCAGCGCACGGTCGCCGCCCGCGTTTCCGATCGTCAAGGACCTGTCCGTCGCAGAAGACCGTCAGTAGCCTGGTCCTATGCGTGAGGAATCTCCGCAATCCCCCCAATCCCCTCGGCCCCCTCGAGCCGCGGCATCCGGCGGCGGCATCCGTCCCTGGGTCTTCTGGCCGGCGGCCGCCATTGCGGCCGCATTCATCGTGTTCGCGTTGGTCGTCCCCGAGGCCGCAGATCGCGCCTTCGGCGCGATCCAGGCCGGGATCGTCTCCGCGCTCAACTGGTACTACGTCCTGATCGCGGCGTTCTTCGTCGCCTTCGCGCTGGTCGTCGGTTTCAGTCGCTTCGGATCCATCAGACTCGGGGCCGACGATGACGAGCCCGAGTTCTCGATGATCTCCTGGTTCTCCCTCCTGTTCGCCGCCGGAATGGGCATCGGCCTGGTGTTCTACGGGGTGAGCGAGCCGCTCAGCCACTTCGCGACGCCGCGTCCCGGAGTGGAGGGCACGCCTGCCGAACTCGCGCAGGCGGCTCTGTCGCAGACGTATCTGCACTGGGGGGTGCATGCGTGGTCGATCTACGTCGTGGTCGGTGTCGCCCTCGCCTACGCCTTCCACCGCCGGAAACGGCCGATGACGATCCGCTGGGCGCTCGAACCGGTGCTCGGGGAGCGCCGCACACGTGGGGGATGGGGAAACGCGGTCGATGCCGCGGCCCTGGTCGGTACGATCTTCGGCGTCGCGACCTCGCTCGGGCTCGGGGTGCTGCAGATCAGCGCCGGGCTCGACACGCTCGGCGTCCTGGAGGCGACGCCGCTCACACAGACGGCCATCATCGTCGTCATCACCGCGGTCGTCCTGTGGTCGGTCCTCTCCGGCGTCGCGCGGGGCATGAAGTGGCTATCGAACTTCAACCTGGCGCTGGCGGGCGTCCTTCTGCTCTACCTGCTGGTCACCGGGCCCACGACCTTCCTCCTCCGCGAATTCGTGCAGTCCATCGGCAACTACCTGCAGGACTTCATCGCACTCTCGTTCAATGTCACCGCCTTCCAGGGTGCTGCCGGCCTCGCGTGGCAAGGCTCGTGGACGACGTTCTACTGGGGATGGTGGATCTCGTGGGCGCCGTTCGTCGGGGTGTTCATCGCGCGCATCTCGCGCGGCCGCACGGTGCGCGAATTCGTCGCCGGCGTGATTCTCGTGCCGACCCTCATCGGCATCCTGTGGTTCAGCGTGCTCGGCGGAACCGCGATCTGGATGGAGCTGACCGGCAGGGCGGAGCTGATCGGCACGGACGGATCGGTGACCGTCGAGTCCGCGCTGTTCGCGATGCTGGCCGAGGTCCCCGGATCAGCGGTCGTCACGGTCGGTGCGCTGGTGCTCATCGCGATCTTCTTCGTGACCTCGGCCGACTCGGGCGCGCTCGTGATGAGCATGCTGGCAACCGGCGGCGAGGTGCATCCCAAGCGGTGGGTGTCGGTCTTCTTCACGCTCGCGACTGCGCTGATCGCGCTGGCTCTGCTGTTCGCGGGCGGATTGGCGGCGCTGCAGACGGCGGCGATCAGCATCGCGCTGCCGTTCAGCCTGGTCATGCTGGCGATCTGCTGGGCCACGATCGTCGCGCTGCGACGCGAGATCAGAGCGTACGATCGCGCCGAGCGCGCGCAGTTCCGGGACCAGATCGGCGAGTACTACGGCCTCGATGTCGAGGAGCCCGTCCGTCGCGGGATCTTCTCGCGCCCGGGCCGACGGCAGCGCCGGCCCGCAGCGGAGCCCTTCGCGATACCGGAACGCACGATTCCCGATCCGGCGACGCCCGAACCCGCCGCACCGGAGGCCGGTTCGTCCGAGGCGGGCCGGGCTTCAGAAGCGGAATGACCGGACGGTCTCGTTGCGGGGTTCGGGCGATCCTACGGGGTGATCCGGTCGAGGTACGCGAACGCCTCGGAGACGAGGGTCTCCCACCGCTCGGCACCCGCGTCCACGCCGATCACTGCCCACTCTCGCAGCGCACGCGCGCCGATGACCATGCGAACTGCGATGCGCTGCTCGGCGAGCTCGGTGACGCGCGCCTCGGGGAGCTTCACGACGAGATCGCCGGCATGTCCCACGAACGCGAACACCTTTCCCCGTACGCGCACGCCCTCGCTCCCGAGCATCGGGCCGATGTCGACATCCGGGTTCTGCTGGTACCGGGCCACGATCGGATCGAAGATCGCATGTGCGGGTGTCGCGGCATCCTTCGCCATGGGCGCAACCCTATCCCCAGGATCCGACCTTCGCACCGCTGGTGGGAGGGGCCGATGCGGCGCGCCGACAGTGGAGCGCCGCGAGCGGATGCGGTCAGTCGGGGTCGGTGGGGTCGATCGGAGCGTGGTGGTCCAGCGCCACGACTCCGCGTCGCCAGTATCCACTGAGCTGGGTCTGCTCGGCCGGCAGTCCCAGGGTGCGGCGCAGATGACGCCGCACCGGCACCAGAGCGGAAGCCTCGCCCGCGGCCCAGACGAAGACGCCGTCGCCGATCGGTGGGAGCTGCTCCAGCGCGTCGAGGAACGTCGCGCCGGACGAGTCGGGGAGGACGAGGTGCACGCGGATCTGAACGCCCGGCACCTCGCCGAGGTAGCCGGCGACCCAGTTCCCGTCGCCGTGGACGGCCGCGACGACGTCGACGAATGTGCCGGTCGGGATCTCACGCACCCACCGGCTGACCGAGGGAAGGGATGTCTCGTCGCAGATCAGAAGCAGGCCGTCGAGGTCCTGCGGCGCGCGTCGCGATCCGCGCGGGCCGAGCAGCACGAGCGGGTCGCCGGGCCGGGCGGACTCCGCCCACGACGACGCCGGACCCGGATCGGGGTGTACGAAGAAGTCCAGGTCGATCTCGAATCCGCCGTCCACGGCGCGAGGAAGCGGCGTGAAGTCGCGTGAGATCGACGCGCGGTCGGGGCGCACGACGCCGTCCTCGCCGGGACCGACCGGCGTGGGCGCGACCAGTTCACCGGTCATCGGGTCGGGGAAGAAGACACGCACGTGATCGGCGGGACCCCCGCTGGTGAAGTCGGCGAACTCGGGACCCGACACGGTCACGCGGATCATCGGCGGGGCGATGCGCTCGACGCGGACCACGCTCGCCCGGCGAGCCGTGAAGCGGTTCCGGCCACTCACTCGCGCGAACCGGCCGGCATCCGCAGCGGGCCGGGCGTCGGGAATCGTCGTATCCGTCATGCCTCCAGCCAACCACAGGCCGCGAGCGGTGGGGCCGGACCGGTGCGCGACCGGTCGTATCAGGTGGTCGTCGTGGTCAGGTAGTGCTCGATCAGGTGATCGGCGATCGCGATCGAAGAGGTGGCGGCGGGGGAGGGGGCGTTGCGCAGCACCGTGACCGGCCCGACCTGGTCCACCGCGAAGTCGTCCAGCAGCTCGCCGGCTCGCCCCCACGCCTGCGCGCGGACTCCGGCGGCGCTCTTGCACTCCAGGTCCGACATCTTCAGCTCGGGCACGAATCGCCGGGCCTTCCGGAAGTACAGCGGCTTGATCAGCGAGCCGCTGATCTCATCCACGCCCATCCGCCAGTGCTGCCGGGCCAGCGGCCACGCGCCCGGCCAGCGCAGCGACTCCCACGTGTCGCGCAGCGAGATCTGCAGCCAGCTGTATCCCTCGCGGGCCAGGGCCGGCACCGCATTCGGGCCGACGTGCACGTTGTCGTAAACCCCGCGGGTGAAGTGCACACCCAGGAAGGGGAACCGGGGGTCGGGCACCGGATAGATCATCCCCTTCACCAGATCGGTGCACTCCGGCGCGAGCTCCCAGTACTCCCCGCGGAACGGCAGGATCTTCGGCGATGGGTCGGCGCCCACGAGCTTGGCCACGACGTCGGACTGCAGCCCCGCGCAGACGATCAGCCGATCGAAAACATGCTCGCCGAGCGGGGTGATCACGCGGACGCCGCCGTTTTCCAGGTGGATGCCGGTCACCTCACTGTGCAGCAGGATCCGGCCACCCGCGGCCCGCACGTCCTGCGCCATCGCGTCGGTGATCGCGGCGTAGTCCACCGCGGCCGTGTGCGGGGAATGCACCGCGGCGACCCCGGCCACGTGCGGTTCGATCTCACGCAGGCGTGCCGCATCGTCGATCCGGGTCAGGTCGGGGACGCCGTTCTCCAACGAGCGCCGTTCGATCTCGGCGAGGGCACCGAGCTCGGATTCGTCCACCGCGACGACGAGCTTCCCCACTTCGCGGTAGGGCAGCCCCTTCTCCTGACAGAAATCCCGGATCAGCACGCGGCCGCGCGCGCACAGCGTTGCCTTCAGAGAACCGGGCTTGTAGTACAGCCCCGCGTGCACCACTCCGGAGTTCCGCCCGGTCTGATGCTGCGCGAGCCGCGCCTCCTTCTCCAAGACGGTCACCTCGCCCGCGCGGCCCTGCGCGAGCGCGCGTGCCAGGGCGATGCCGACGATTCCGCCGCCGATGATGCCGATCCGCGTGGACGCGCTGCGAGCCATCAGGTCCACCTCGCCACAGTCAGTCCTCGACGACCCGGCGCGCGATGTCGGTCCGGTACTGGGCGCCGTCCAGCTCGATGACGCTCAGGGCGCGGTACGCGCGATCCCGTGCTTCGGCGAAGGTGGTGCCGAGTCCGACGACGTTCACGACGCGGCCGCCCGTCGCGATGAGGTGGCCGCCTTCGTCGGCCGTGGCCGCGTGCACGATGTGCACCCCTTCCACGGATGCCGCGGCATCCAGCCCCCGGATCCGCCGTCCCGTGACCGGCGCCTGCGGGTAGCCCTCGTTCGCGAGCACGACCGTCACCGCGACGGCGTCGGCGAAGGCGGGTCGAGGCTGATCCTCGAGGGTGCCGGATGCCGCGGCCAGAAGCAGCTCGGACAGCGGGTCGACGAGCCGAGGGAGCACCGCCTGCGTCTCGGGGTCGCCGAAGCGCGCGTTGAACTCGATGACCTTGATGCCGTGCTCGGTGAGGATCAGGCCCGCGTAGAGCAGCCCGATGAACGGCGTGCCCTCGGCATCCAACTGGCGGATGACCGGCTCGGCGATCTCGGTGGTGACGTGGTGCACGAAGGTGTTCTCGTCGCCGAAGAGATCCGACAGCCAGGGCAGCGGCGAGTAAGCGCCCATTCCCCCGGTGTTGGGTCCGGCGTCGCCGTCGCCGAGGCGCTTGTAGTCCTGGGCGGGGCTGAGCGGCAGCACGTGGTCGCCGTCGCTCAGGAAGAACAGCGAGACCTCGGGTCCGGCCAGGAACTCCTCGACCAGCACGGCACCGGACGGCAGGAAGGCCGCCGCGTGGACGAGGGCGGCGGAGCGATCCTCGGTCACCAGGACGCCCTTGCCGCCGGCGAGACCATCGGCCTTCACGACGTGCGGTGCCCCGAGGTCATCGAGTGCGGCCGCGACCTCGTCGAGGGTCGTCGCCCGGATCGCGCGGCCGCTGGGCACCCCGGCGGCATCCATGATCCGCTTCGCGAACGTCTTCGACCCCTCCAGCTGCGCGGCGGCGCGGCCGGGCCCGAACACGGGGATGCCCCGCTCGCGCAGGGCGTCGGCGACCCCGGCGATCAGCGGCGCTTCGGGACCGACGATGACGAGGTCGATCGCGTTCTCGTTCGCGAACTCCGTGACCGACGCCGGGTCGTTCGCGTCGACGTCCACGAGAACCGCATCGGAGGCGATCCCGGCGTTGCCGGGGGCCGCGAACAGTTCGTGCGGGGCGTCCTCCGACCGCAGCGCGAGGATGATGGCGTGCTCGCGCGCGCCCGAACCGAGGACCAGGATTCTCACCGGGCCAGCCTATCGACCGGCCTCGCAAGAACCCCGTGCCGACCGGTCCCGGCGGTGGGAGAATCGATGCATGGCAGCCGAGCGCGGCTCATCAGCCGACGAGGGCATCGAGAACGGGCGCGTTGTCGATGACGAGTTCCTGACCGTCGTCGTCCGCCCGTCGCCCCGCTACGGGCGCTTCCTCGGCGCCGGGATCGTCCTGGGCCTGGTCGTGGCGGCGATCCTGACCTTCGCCACGGGGTGGGCCGGCGGCGACCCGTTCGGCGGAGGAGCGTCCGGCTGGCTGCGCGTGTTCGGCGTCTCGGCGGCGGTGTGCGTCGCGGCCGGTCTGCTGGTCACCGGCACCCTCGCCCTCGTCCTCGATCGCATCGTCTCCGGCCACGCGCGACCGGCGCGCGCGGAACACGTCACGACGCTCGTGGTGGATCTGGATGCTCCCGCGGACGACGATGAGCCCCCGTGGGTGCGTGACGTCGACGACCTCTCCTGACGGCGGGGTCCCGGCGCCGTCTCGTGGCGGGCGTACCGTGGACGGGTGGCGAAGAAGATCCTGCTCGACGACGGGCGCGCGGCGCTCGCCGCGGTGAGAGCGGCGGCCGCGGCATCCGAGAGGCCCGCCCGCCCCGATCTGGCGACGGCGGTGCGGTATCTGCTGCAGCTGCTGGTCGAGAAGGCTCCGGGCGGCTCCGTCGAGGTGCGCGTTCCGCCGTTCGGTGCCGTGCAGGTCATCGAGGGCCCGCGTCACACACGGGGCACGCCGCCGAACGTGGTGGAGACGGACCCCGCGACCTGGATCGCGCTCGCGACGGGTGAGGAGCAGTGGGCGGATGCCGCGGCATCCGGTCGCATCCTGGCGTCGGGCATCCGCGCTGACCTCACCGATCTTCTGCCCCTGCGCCCCTGACCGCGCGGCCCGCGGTGCACGGTGTCGCCTTCGCGCACCCCATAGACTCAAGCAAGGTAAGGATCACCTAACCTTGTCGCGCCGAGGCGCGCATCGTCTACGTCCAGGATGTGTACCGTGCGCACCTCGCAGCTCCCCCGCGGTCTCCCACGGTTCGCCCTGTCCGGAGTCCTCGCGCTCGCCCCCGCCATGCTCGCCCTCCCGGCGGCGCACGCGGCCGACCCCGCCGCGTGTGCGGTCATTACGGCCGACGCGGTCTGGGGTTTCAAAGAGTCGTTCCGCTCCTACGTCTCCGGCACGATCGCCAACGGTCGTTGGGAGACCACCGGCGCAGCCTCGTACGAGACGCCGAACTTCGCGTGGACGGGCGGCACCGGGTGGTACGACCCGCAGACAGGGACCGGATCGATCGCGTTCGCCGGCGGCATCCGCTTCACCGGGCATGGCGGACTGCTCGACACGACGGTGCAGAACCCCACCCTCGTGCTCACCGGCCCCCGCACCGCCCAGGTGCTGCTGGATGTCTCGGGAGTGTCGATGGAGGACGCGCTGTCCGGCGGCACCGAGCGGGACGCGGTGACCCAGGTGCCCTTCATCGACGTCGATCTCGCCAA
Coding sequences within:
- a CDS encoding VOC family protein — translated: MNEFIATQGDKLAADTGMGPVTLFVGDLDGMTRYYRDVVTLDVLSAGGGSAFGDRARQNTVTLGRAGRPIVVLQHDPALKHAAPGSAGLYHTAILFETQAALAAALYSVARHAPGTFTGSADHLVSQAFYFTDPEGNGIELYWDRARTDWSWVHGQVEMATLYLDPNAFLGEHLTEEAASGRVTQDAASIGHVHLSVGDVATARAFYIDALGFDATLSMGDQALFVSAGGYHHHMAMNVWGSRGAGPRMPALGLGRMDLTVPDADAIGSLGERLRHHGFAVRDDGRTLGFSDPWNNEILASVAH
- a CDS encoding phosphoribosylaminoimidazolesuccinocarboxamide synthase, encoding MTTPLELTGWRHLYSGKVRDLYSPADPSTGPERLLVVASDRVSAFDHVLSPGIPGKGVLLTTLSLWWFDMLARGDGGRGIPNHLIASHVLTLGQDGVPNTPDDVMSLIPAEVAGRAMVVQSLSMEPIECVVRGYLTGSGWAEYTQNGTVCGIRLPSGLENGDRLPEPIFTPAFKAPMGEHDENISFERTVEIVGAPRAAELRDLSLEIYERAARTAEHRGLILADTKFEFGTDDAGVLTLADEVLTSDSSRYWDAAAWESGSTPSERMASFDKQIVRDWLAANWAPEDRAGTPPELPAEIVERTAERYRELLERLTR
- a CDS encoding BCCT family transporter, which produces MREESPQSPQSPRPPRAAASGGGIRPWVFWPAAAIAAAFIVFALVVPEAADRAFGAIQAGIVSALNWYYVLIAAFFVAFALVVGFSRFGSIRLGADDDEPEFSMISWFSLLFAAGMGIGLVFYGVSEPLSHFATPRPGVEGTPAELAQAALSQTYLHWGVHAWSIYVVVGVALAYAFHRRKRPMTIRWALEPVLGERRTRGGWGNAVDAAALVGTIFGVATSLGLGVLQISAGLDTLGVLEATPLTQTAIIVVITAVVLWSVLSGVARGMKWLSNFNLALAGVLLLYLLVTGPTTFLLREFVQSIGNYLQDFIALSFNVTAFQGAAGLAWQGSWTTFYWGWWISWAPFVGVFIARISRGRTVREFVAGVILVPTLIGILWFSVLGGTAIWMELTGRAELIGTDGSVTVESALFAMLAEVPGSAVVTVGALVLIAIFFVTSADSGALVMSMLATGGEVHPKRWVSVFFTLATALIALALLFAGGLAALQTAAISIALPFSLVMLAICWATIVALRREIRAYDRAERAQFRDQIGEYYGLDVEEPVRRGIFSRPGRRQRRPAAEPFAIPERTIPDPATPEPAAPEAGSSEAGRASEAE
- a CDS encoding siderophore-interacting protein; translated protein: MTDTTIPDARPAADAGRFARVSGRNRFTARRASVVRVERIAPPMIRVTVSGPEFADFTSGGPADHVRVFFPDPMTGELVAPTPVGPGEDGVVRPDRASISRDFTPLPRAVDGGFEIDLDFFVHPDPGPASSWAESARPGDPLVLLGPRGSRRAPQDLDGLLLICDETSLPSVSRWVREIPTGTFVDVVAAVHGDGNWVAGYLGEVPGVQIRVHLVLPDSSGATFLDALEQLPPIGDGVFVWAAGEASALVPVRRHLRRTLGLPAEQTQLSGYWRRGVVALDHHAPIDPTDPD
- the lhgO gene encoding L-2-hydroxyglutarate oxidase, whose translation is MARSASTRIGIIGGGIVGIALARALAQGRAGEVTVLEKEARLAQHQTGRNSGVVHAGLYYKPGSLKATLCARGRVLIRDFCQEKGLPYREVGKLVVAVDESELGALAEIERRSLENGVPDLTRIDDAARLREIEPHVAGVAAVHSPHTAAVDYAAITDAMAQDVRAAGGRILLHSEVTGIHLENGGVRVITPLGEHVFDRLIVCAGLQSDVVAKLVGADPSPKILPFRGEYWELAPECTDLVKGMIYPVPDPRFPFLGVHFTRGVYDNVHVGPNAVPALAREGYSWLQISLRDTWESLRWPGAWPLARQHWRMGVDEISGSLIKPLYFRKARRFVPELKMSDLECKSAAGVRAQAWGRAGELLDDFAVDQVGPVTVLRNAPSPAATSSIAIADHLIEHYLTTTTT
- the purD gene encoding phosphoribosylamine--glycine ligase, translated to MRILVLGSGAREHAIILALRSEDAPHELFAAPGNAGIASDAVLVDVDANDPASVTEFANENAIDLVIVGPEAPLIAGVADALRERGIPVFGPGRAAAQLEGSKTFAKRIMDAAGVPSGRAIRATTLDEVAAALDDLGAPHVVKADGLAGGKGVLVTEDRSAALVHAAAFLPSGAVLVEEFLAGPEVSLFFLSDGDHVLPLSPAQDYKRLGDGDAGPNTGGMGAYSPLPWLSDLFGDENTFVHHVTTEIAEPVIRQLDAEGTPFIGLLYAGLILTEHGIKVIEFNARFGDPETQAVLPRLVDPLSELLLAAASGTLEDQPRPAFADAVAVTVVLANEGYPQAPVTGRRIRGLDAAASVEGVHIVHAATADEGGHLIATGGRVVNVVGLGTTFAEARDRAYRALSVIELDGAQYRTDIARRVVED
- a CDS encoding sterol carrier family protein — translated: MAKKILLDDGRAALAAVRAAAAASERPARPDLATAVRYLLQLLVEKAPGGSVEVRVPPFGAVQVIEGPRHTRGTPPNVVETDPATWIALATGEEQWADAAASGRILASGIRADLTDLLPLRP
- a CDS encoding HtaA domain-containing protein; this translates as MRTSQLPRGLPRFALSGVLALAPAMLALPAAHAADPAACAVITADAVWGFKESFRSYVSGTIANGRWETTGAASYETPNFAWTGGTGWYDPQTGTGSIAFAGGIRFTGHGGLLDTTVQNPTLVLTGPRTAQVLLDVSGVSMEDALSGGTERDAVTQVPFIDVDLANATTDSSDAGITIAVSAAPTTITTEGFAVFGGYEAGSAFDPIALTVSAACPPAETAPPAPSAPVGAEAAATDAAADAGPGWIPGAVGGLLTVVVAVAGFAFTRRGRTGGGTGAGGAA